The sequence GTCGGCCGCACCGACGACGGCGAGGTCTTCGTGGTGATGGAGCACCTCACGGGCCCGACCCTGCGGCAGTGGATCGAGCGCGAGCGCCCCGAGCGGACCGCGATCGTGGCGCTGATGATCCGCTGCGCACGGGGGCTGCAGGCCGCCCACGACGCCGGCCTCGTGCACCGCGACTTCAAGCCCGACAACGTCGTCATCGACGGCGATGGCGAACCGCGGATCATCGACTTCGGGATCGCCAGCGCCGATCATCCCCATGGTCTCGAGACACCGGCGTCGAGCGACGACCCCGCGGCCGACACCGACGCTGCGCTGGCAGGGACCCCGCGCTACATGGCGCCCGAGCTGTGGAGCGGCGCCGCGCCGAGTCCGAGCTCCGATCAATTCGCGTTCGCGGTCGCGTTGTTCGAAGCGCTGGTCGGTGCTGCGCCGTTCGACACGCGGACCTGCCTGCCGCGACCGCGACGGCCGCAGCGGATCCCGCGGCGACTGTGGCCGCTCGTCGAGCGCGCGTTGGACCCGATGCCGTCGATGCGATGGCCCTCGCTCGGTGCGCTCGCCGAGCGCCTCGCAAGCGCGAACCGACCACGGCGCGCGTGGGTGGGTGGCGCCGCCGTGGTGGGCGCGGTGGTCGCGAGCGTGGGCGCGGGCGCGCTCTGGCGCAGCGAGCCCCACGGCCAGATCGCGGCGCCGAAGGACCCGTGCACGCCGGGGCACGACTACCTGACCGGCGACCACACGTGGTCGATGGAGACCGGCCACCACGCGTCAGGCCGGCTCGTGCTCGAGCTGCCCGCCGGCCCGCCGCGCTTCGTCAGCGCACGGCTCGACGGGCCCGCGATCTCGCTGCGCGACCGGGCGCTGGTGTTCGAGCTCGAGCAGCTGCCGCGCGCATCGACCAGCCACGAGGTCTTCCTCGGCGTCCGCAACGGCGAGGACGAGGCCTTCTCGATCCTCGTGTGGGGTGGGCAGTGGGTGTTCCCGATGGCCCCCAACACCCACGGACTCGCGCTCGAGATCGACCGCACCCGCGACCGCTACTTCCGCATCCAGATCCGCGATCAAACCGCGCTCCCCGACGCGATCGCCTTCGAGGTCTCGTCCGACGGCCGCACGTGGACCCCGATCGCGCAAGTCGAGGGCAACGTGGCACGGGCCCAGCTCTCGCTCGTGGTCGGCTCGCACGATCCGATCGCCGCCGACGATGCGGTGACGATCCGCAGCATCCGCTGCGTCGATCTGGCGCCGTTGGGGCCGCTCGCGCCCGAGCGCGATCGAGCTCGCATCGAGGGTGGCGAGCCTCGACTCGACCACCTCGAGTGATCACGGCGGCGACAGCAGCGACGCGTCGGGCCCCGGCCCCTGTAGCGCGGCGAGGAACGCCACCAGATCGGCCTCGTCGTCGGCGTCCAGCGGTAGCGGTGCGAGCTCGTTGGTGCCGGGGAAGCCGCCGGGATCACCACCGCGGACGTGGAAGTGCACGACTTCGTCGAGGCTCGACATGTGCCCGGTGTGCATGAACGACGGATGCTCGGCGATGCAGCGCAGGCTCGGGGTCTTGAACGCGCCGAGCATCGCGGGGTCGATCACCGCCGGCAGCCGGCCGTCGTCGCCGTCGGCGTAGCTGCCGTGCACGCCGAGCGGGTCCTCCTGCGCGGCCGCGAGGTCGACGCTGGCGCCGAAGTCGTCGAGATCCACGAACACGGTCGCCACCGTCTGCGGCACCAGCCCGACGTTGTGGAACCCGAAGTCGGTGAGCATCGGACCGCCGTGGCAGCGGTCGCAGTCGCCCTGCGACACGAACGCGATCGCACCGCGGACCTCGGCGGGCGAGAGCGCGGCGGCGTCACCGTCGAGCCAGGCGTCGAACCGCGATGCGCCGCATCGCAGCCGCCGCAGGTAGGCGCCGAGCGCCTTGCCGGCGTTCACCACCGCCCGCGTGACGGCCTCGCGATCCTCGGGTGCGAGACCGTCGTAGACGCCACCGTCACCGGGGCGACCCGGACACGCCGTGGCATCGAGCGACGCACAGCCGTTGTCCTGTGCGTCGAGCGTGCCGAACCGCAGCGGGTCGGCAAAGTCGGGCATCGGCCCGAAGAGCGCCTCGTACGCCGCGCGGTGATGGAGCCCGAGCTGCTTGGCGACGTACAAGCGCGACGAGTTGAACTCGCGCGCATTCTCGATCGCTCCGAACGCGACGTTGTAGAGCGCGTCACGACGCCCACCCCACCCCAGCAGCGAGGCGAAGCCGACCTCGAGCAGCCCAGGCGTGCGACGCAGCACCCACCCGGCGGCCAGCGAGATCTGCTGGTGCGGGCTACGGGTGTCGACGAAGCCGTCGGTCGGCACGTGACAGCTCGCGCACGCGACCCGGTGGACCTCGCCGTCGAGGCCGAGGGTGCCGGACGATCCGTCGTTGTCGCCGTCGAGCAGCGGACCCGAGAACCGCGGATCGAAGAACAGCGCCTGCCCCAACGCCGCGGCCG is a genomic window of Deltaproteobacteria bacterium containing:
- a CDS encoding serine/threonine protein kinase, whose protein sequence is MGDLGTPVTLGVLEHALFESAPPVTLGRFEILRQLGRGGMAVVWLARDPELKREVAIKVHRGGRTELGQSRLRREAESLARLRHRNVVGVYEVGRTDDGEVFVVMEHLTGPTLRQWIERERPERTAIVALMIRCARGLQAAHDAGLVHRDFKPDNVVIDGDGEPRIIDFGIASADHPHGLETPASSDDPAADTDAALAGTPRYMAPELWSGAAPSPSSDQFAFAVALFEALVGAAPFDTRTCLPRPRRPQRIPRRLWPLVERALDPMPSMRWPSLGALAERLASANRPRRAWVGGAAVVGAVVASVGAGALWRSEPHGQIAAPKDPCTPGHDYLTGDHTWSMETGHHASGRLVLELPAGPPRFVSARLDGPAISLRDRALVFELEQLPRASTSHEVFLGVRNGEDEAFSILVWGGQWVFPMAPNTHGLALEIDRTRDRYFRIQIRDQTALPDAIAFEVSSDGRTWTPIAQVEGNVARAQLSLVVGSHDPIAADDAVTIRSIRCVDLAPLGPLAPERDRARIEGGEPRLDHLE